Part of the Haloarchaeobius litoreus genome is shown below.
CCGCTGGAAGGGGCCGATACCGAGTCGTCGTCGGCCTCCGCGGCGCGTGCGGTGCTGCGGTCGACCGCGTCGCCGAGGGGCCGGCCGTCCTCGGTTGTCTTGGTGGTACCGGGCTGACCGGCGTTCGCATCGGGCTCCTCGAAGCTGACTGCGTCATCCGGTGTCGAGAAGACGGAGTCGGTCCCCGCCGTCTCGTCCGGGTCGCCGAACACGGACGTCTGGTCGTCGTCGTGGTCGTCATCCTCGGGCTTCCGGAAGGTGATCTCGTCGGCACCGTCGACGGTCGACTCCGCCGTGGACTCGCCGGCGGTCTCGGCGTCGGCGATGGGTGGTGACGGCGTGCCGTCCTCTGGCGCAGGGATCGACGTGGGGTCGGTGAAGCCGGCGTCTGCCTCCGTCTGCTCGTCGCCGTCCTCGGGCAGCGTCGACTCGTCGGCCGCCGCCTTCGACTCGTACTCGAGTTCGAGTCGAACCGACGTTATCTGGGAGAACTCGACGGGGGCCGCCTCCAGCATCGCGCGGAGGTTCTCGTAGGCGTCCTCCGGGTCGTCGACCTCGATTGTCAATGAACTCACAGGAAACCACCCGCCAGCGCGGTACACCATCCACGACCGCATGTCAGGTCCGTCATCGGCGTAAATCACGACAGCCCCCTATCTAAAACTTAGGCTATCCAGCTGATACTCCTCGTTTCTTGCCGTTTCGACGTGGGAAAAAATAATATGGTTCGCATACGTGTGAGGACGTATGAGCCAGAACGAACGCGGGACCGCTGGTGGGGCGTCGGTCCAGCTGTCACCCGAGCGAGTGCTGGCGGCGTTCGACGGGCACGCGCCGGAGACGACGGGGTCGCTCGCCGAGGAGCTGAACGTCGCGAGCGAACGCGTCTGCGAGACGTGTCGTACGCTCTGTGACCGGGACGCGCTCGCCCGGCGGGAGCTGAACTGTGGGCACGGCACCGTGACGGCGTGGTACCGGCCGGCCGACGCCGGGGGGGACCTCGAAGACCGGGCCGAGCAGGCGCTCGCGGAGCTGTCGGTCCCGGGCACGAGCGAGATGATGCGCGACTGGCGGCGCGACGCCGTCCGCGCGGCGTTCGAGTTCGTCGTCGAGGAGGGGCCAGTCGTCGAATCGGAGTTCACCGAGCGGGTGTTCCCGACACAGAACGCAGGCTACGACGACCCCGAGCGGTGGTGGGAGATGGTGGCTCCGCGGCTGGCGGAGGTTCCGGGCATCTCGCCGCCGGCGGAGGGCGAGGTGTGGACCAGCGACGTGGGTCGGTAGAACCGCGGCCCGGTGAGCGAACTCAGTAGATGAGTTCGTCGTCGTTCTCGACCATGTAGAGGGTGCGTGCCGCGATGTTCACCGCGTGGTCGCCGATGCGTTCGAGGTCACGGACCGTGAGCAGCAGCCGCGAGACGTCCTCGAGCACCGTCTCGACCTCGGTGCCGTCGTCGAGCTCGCTCTCGATGAGGTCGCGGACGACGGTCTGGCTCGCGTGCTCGCACATCGCGTCGAGCTCGTCGTCGCTCTCGTTGATCTCGAAGCAGGCGTCGGTGTCCTGTGCGGCGTAGGCGGCCATCGCCTTCTCGACCATCGAGACGGTCTGGTCGCCGATGGCCTGCACGTCGACCTCGGGGTAGACGTCGTGCCGAGCGTCGAGCGTGTACTCGCCGAGGTTCGTCGCGAGGTCGCCGATGCGTTCGAGGTCGGTGATGATCTTGAACGACGCGGCGATGAAGCGGAGGTCGCCGGCGACGGGCTGTTGGAGCGCCAGCAGGTCGACGCACTGCTGTTCGATGTTGAGGTAGAGCGAGTTCACCTCGCTGTCGCCGTCGATGACCTCCCATGCCGCGTCATCGTCCTTGTTCTCGAGGGCGGTGAGGGCGGTTCGCAGACGGTCGACGACGACCTCGCTCATGTAGAGGACGTCCTCTTCGAGACTGTCCAGTTTCTCCTGGTAGTTCTCTCGTGCCATGATTGAATCAGAAAGTGGTGTTGGTGGTGTGCGTTGCGGTGCTCATCCGAACTTGCCGGTGATGTAGTCCTCAACGCGCTCGTTCTCGGGGTTCTCGAAGATCTTCTTCGTGTCGTCGAACTCGACGAGCTCCCCGCCGGTGAGGAAGACGGCGGTCTTATCGGAGATGCGGGCCGCCTGCTGCATGTTGTGTGTGACGATGATGACGGTGTAGTCCTCGGCGAGCTCGTCGATGAGATCCTCGATCTTCGAGGTGGCGACGGGGTCCAGCGCGCTCGCGGGCTCGTCCATCAGGATGACCTCCGGGTCGGGTGCGATAGCCCGGGCGATGCAGAGCCGCTGTTGCTGGCCGCCGGAGAGGTCGAGACCGGACTCGTCGAGCTGGTCCTTGACCTCGTCCCAGAGCGCGGCGCGCTTCAGCGACTCCTCGACGATCTCGTCGTGGTCGCCGCCGATGTCCTGGATCTTCAGCCCGTAGGCGACGTTGTCGTAGATGCTCTTGGGGAACGGGTTCGGCTTCTGGAACACCATGCCGACGCGGCGGCGGAGCGCAACCGGGTCGACATCGTCGTCGTAGACGTTCTTGCTCCCGAGGTAGAGCTCGCCCTCGACGCGGGCGGCGTCTATCATGTCGTTCATCCGGTTGATGCAGCGAAGGAACGTCGACTTCCCACAGCCCGAGGGGCCGATCATCGCGGTGACCTTCTTCTCGGGCACCTGCATCGAGATGTCCCGGAGCGCCTGGTCGTCGTTGTACCAGACGTTGATGTCCCTGGCCTCGACGAGGGTTCGTTCGTGTGTCACCCCGGAGTCCGGACTGCTTTCATCGAGCCCGGACGTCACGTCTGTCTCGAGGACCATGTCGTCGTCCGTCGGGTCCTCGGTCGCCGATTCCACGTTGTCGTTACTCATGTTCTCTTGACTCATTGGTCACGTTTCTCGCTCATACCTGTTGCGCAAGACGATTGCAACGGAGTTCATCGCCAGCAGCACGGTGACGAGGACGACGACTCCGGCCGGCACGGCCTTCTCGTAGAAGTCCGCCGTCGCGAAGTAGCTCGCCCAGCTGTACACCTGCAGCGGCATCGCGCTCACCTTCGAGGAGAGCTCGGAGGGGAACGAGAACAGCACGTTCGGCGCGCCGATCATGATGAGCGGCGCGGTCTCGCCGATGGCGCGTCCGAGCGCGAGGATGGTGCCGGTCAGGATGCCGGGGAACGCACGCGGGAGGACGACGTTCTTCATCGTCTGCCAGCGCGTCGCGCCCATCCCGTAGGAGGCCTGGCGCATCTCGTCGGGGACGCTGCGGATGGCCTCCCGCGCCGAGATGATGACGATGGGGAGGATGAGCAGCGCGAGCGTCGCGCCGCCGACGAGGATGGTCCCGCTCGGCTGGCCGAGTCGGGTCACGAACAGCCCGAGCCCGAGCAGGCCGTAGACCACCGACGGCACACCCGCGAGGTTCGAGATGTTCACGTCGATGAACCGGGTGTAGCGGTTGTCGGGGGCGTACTCCTCCAGGTACAGCGCCGCGCCGACCCCGATGGGGAACGAGAGCCCGGCGACGGTCAGCATCAGGAGGATGGAGCCCGCGATGGCCGGGTAGAGACCCGCGTCGACGGCGGTCCCGCTGTGGTCGCTGGTGAGGAACTGCCAGTCGACCCACGACTGCGGGCCCGCGTAGCCGAGCGTGTCGACGAGCACCTCGCCCGCCAGGGCACCGACCACGATGACCACCGGCAGGACGAGGCCGATACGTGCCTGCTCGCGGGTGACCGCCGTGCCGCCGACGTACGCCGCCGTCGGGACGACCGCGACCGACGCCAGGACGACCGAGGGGATTGGCCCGACGCCGACGACGGCCGGGCCGACGACCGCCGAGGCGGCGACCGTGGCGAGTGCGGCGGCACCCGCGAGCAGCCCCGTCCGTCGGTCACTGATGTTGGACGCGTAGAGTGCCACGGGCGTCGCGGCGAACACGCCGACCGTCAGCGTGAGCTGTATCCAGTCGAGAGGGACGATCGGCGCGAACAGGACGAGGGTGGCGACGCTCGGGAGGAGCTGGGGCAGTCCGACGTAGCTGCCGACGATGCCCGGGAACCCGAACAGCGACAGGTAGAACGCGAGCATGGCGAGGGCGAACCGGGGGAGGAACGGGAGCTGTCGGCTCCGTTGCTGGAGCGCGACGGTCACCACGACGGCGGCGGCGAGCGCGATGACGTACGCGAACCAGACCAGCGGTTCGAGGACCTCGACGAAGATGATGGCGACGCCGCCGCTGAACAGCAGGCCGACGACGAACAGCCCGAGCGTCGTCGCGCCGAACTTGAGCGCGTCGAGGTTGGACCACGCGAGGTAGCCGCCGGCCGCGAGCGTCGGGAGCACGAGCGTCAGGAGGAACGTCAGGTGCCAGCCGGCGTCCGCCGTGAGCGGCTGGATGGCGTCGTTCGTCACGTACACCAGGAGTATCGACAGCACGACGAGGCCGAACAGCGTCGACGCCAGTAGCAGGTACCGGAAGACGGTGCCGACCGTCCGACTGACCTGTCCGAAGCCCTCGGCGAAACTGGGGCGTTCGTCGGTCGCCATCTCAGTACTCCTCCCTGTACCGCTGTGCGACCCATTCACTGATGACGTTCATGGCGAAGGTGATGACGAAGAGGGTGAGCCCGATGGCGAACAGGCTGCGGTAGGCGAGCCCGCCGCCCGTGATGTCGCCGGTCAGCAGGTTGACCATCGTCGCGGTCATCGGCGAGCCGCCGTCCAGATAGGCCGCCGGGTTGAGCGGGTTGTGGAACTTCGCCTGCGCACCCGCGGCGACGGTGACGGCCATCGTCTCGCCGATGGCCCGCGAGAGCGCGAGGATGAACGACGAGAGGATGCCCGACAGCGCGGCCGGGACGACGATGCCGGTGGACACCTCGAACTTCGTCGCGCCCATCCCGTAGCCGGCCTGCCGGAGGTCGTCCGGCACCGCCGACATCGCGTCCTCGCTGATGGACGCGACCATCGGGATGATCATGATGCCGACGACGATGCTCGCCGAGAGCAGGTTGAACGTCCCGATGCTCGGGAAGGGGATACGCAGCGCGGGCGTGATGTAGATGAGTGCGAAGAAGCCGTAGACGACGGTCGGGATGCCGGCGAGTATCTCGAGTGCGGGCTTGAGAACGGCCCGGACCTGCGGGTCGGCGTACTCGCTGAGGTAGATGGCCGTCGCGACGCCGAGCGGGAGGGCGATGATCGCGGAGCCGAGCGTCACCATGATGGTCGAGGTGACGAGCGCGAGGACGCCGAACTTGCCTTCGTTGATTATCCACTCTGTACCGGTGAGGAACTCGACGACCGACGCGGTCTCCCCTTCGATGCCCACGAGGGGCGCGGTGACTGTGAAGAACTTCGCCGCCTCCGTCACGAGCAGCACGATGATCGCGAGCGTCGTGAAGATGGAGAGGACGGCACAGAGGAAGAAGAAGGAGCGCGTCAGGAGCTCCGGGGGCGCGTTGGCCGTGTTCCGTGTGAGGTCTTCGGTGAGGTCGTCCGTGCTCATTGAGTGTCGTTCGTGTTTTCCCGTGTGGTGATTAAGCGATTCGTTCGAAACTCAGCGGGCGGTCACTCGGTGTTCGCCTCCATGATCGCCGCCTCCAGCGTCGCCAGCTGCTCGGCCTGCTGTTCGGCGTCGAGCGGGACGTAGCCGACCTCGTCGGCGACGATCTCCCGGCTCGTCGCGTTCGCGAGCCAGAAGCGGGCGAACGACGAGACGTGTTCCTTCGCGAGCGCCGACTTCGCCGGGTAGGTGAACAGCGGCCGCGAGAGCGGGCTGTACTCGCCTGACTTGGCGGTCTCCAGCGACGGTTCGACCGGGCCGTCGCCGTCGTCGACGCCGAGGGCCGTCACGCGGTCGGTGTTCTCGCTGTAGTAGGCGTAGCCCATGTAGCCAATCGCGAACTCGGAGCCCTCGACACCCTGGATGATGGTGCGGTCCTGCTCGGTCGCGGAGTAGTCCTGACGGTGGCTCAGTTCGCTCTCGCCGCCGTGGAGGATGGCCTCGATGAAGTAGTCGTACGTGCCCGAGGCGTCCGAGGGGCCGTACAGTTCGATGGGCTCGTCGGGCCAGTCGGGGTTCACGTCGGACCACCGCTGGGGCTGCTCCTCGCCGGACCAGATGGTCGCGAGCTCCTCGACTGTCACCGAGTCGATCCAGTCGGCGTCGTTGTTGACGATGACGGTCAGCGCGTCCGTCGCGACCGTCAACTCGACCGGTTCGACGCCGTTCGACGCACAGGCGTTCTGCTCCTCGGATTTGATGGGGCGCGAGGCGTTGTTGAAGTCGGTCCGGCCGGGGCAGAAGTGGTTCGCGAAGCCGCCACCGGACCCGGTGGACTGGAGATTAAAATCGACGCCGGCGTGTGTGATCTTGAACCGCTCGGACATCGCCGTCGCGAGCGGGAAGACGGTCGAGGAGCCGGCGATGTCGATGCTGCCGGAGAGCCCTCCGTCTCCGCTCGCGCGAACACGGTCGTTCTCGACACAGCCGGCGAGGCCGAGGGCACCGAGCGTGCTCCCCCCGGCCGCGACGAACGCCCGTCGACTGATCTCTGCCATTACCGGGAGAAGGACGATATCCGAATAAATACCCTGCTATGATAAATATATAGGAGTACGTAGTCAAATAGAGTACTGCGTACTTCGGCCTGTGTCGTCGGGGGTATCTGACGGACAGACGTGACGTTCGGGTGGTCCAGAGGGACGCACATCGCCATACTGGACGGTTTCTGTCCGGTGTGGCGGCGGCCGGCAGTGGACCGCTTCAGCTGCGGTGGTCCCCGCCAGCGACGCATCGTATCCCCATAGTACTCGGCTCTAGTACCGCCTACCGAACGCGGATATATAGGAACAGGCAGTTTTATTTTGCACCCCACCCGACGACCCCACATGGAGACCCGCAAGGTCCAGGTCACGGGCGGTTCGACGTTCACCGTCTCGCTCCCGAAGTCGTGGGCGACCGAGAACGGCGTCTCGGCCGGCACGACGGTCGAGTTCTACCCCGAGGACGACTCGCTGCTGTTGACACCTCAGAGCGAGGTCCAGCGGACGAAGGGCCACCTCGACGTGTCCGACCTCGATGGCGACCGACTCACACGTGCGGTGATGACGATGTACGTCTCCGGCTTCGACATCATCTCGCTGGAGGCCAGCCGCATCACCACCGACCAGCGGCGCGCCATCCGCGAGGCCACGCAGAGCCTCGTCGGCGTCGAGGTGCTGGAGGAGACCACCGATAAGGTCGTCATCCAGGACCTCCTCGACTCCTCGGAGCTCAGCATCCACAACGCGGTCACCCGGATGCGACTCATCGCCGAGTCGATGCTCCACGACGCCGTCGTCGCCCTCGTCGAGGACGACGACGACATGGCCCGCGACGTGCGCGAACGCGACGACGACGTCGACCGCCTCTGGTTCGTCGTCTCGCGCATCTTCCGTGCGACCCTGCGCTCGCCGCGAGCCGCCGAGGAGCTCGGCCTCCCTCGCGAGACCTGCTTCGACTACCACTCCAGCGCCCGCCAGCTCGAACGCATCGGCGACCACGCCGCCAAGATAGCCTCCCACGCGCTCAACATGAACGAGATCGACGGCGAACTCGGCGAGGCACTCCTCGAACTCCACGACGATTCCGCCGAGGTGCTCGAACACGCGATGGACGCGCTGTTCGCCGACGAGAGCGACGAGGCCACCCGCCTCGCCAACACCGCCCGCGAGAGCATCCTCGACATCGACGAGCACACTCGGGCCATCGACGAGCTCCTGCGCGAGCGCGACCCCCACACCGCCCAGTCCATCGGCCTCGTCGTCGACTCGCTGTCGCGCTCCGCGGACTACGCCGGCAACATCGCCGAGACCGCGCTTCAGAAGGCCGCACCGCGGCCCTGACAGACCACCGACTTTCGTTTTTCAGCCCACATCGATAGCCGACCAACCGGATGGCGCGCGGCCCGCGAGCGTGCCGAGCGCTAGCGAGGCCGTGAGCAGACGCTCGTGCGAGGGATGAGAAGCGCAGGGAGCGCTAGCGACTGAGCATCGCAGTCGGCTGGGGAGGTGTGAGGTGCGGTTGCGGTGTGGGGGGTGGGACTGAAAGGGGCGACGCTCTCGACGAAGGAAGACGACGCAAGCACCGCAGGAACGAGGAGCGCAGCGAGTCTCCCGAGTCGAGAGCGTCAGGGCTTTCTGGCTGTTCACGGTTCCAGTTTCTCCCACGTTTGACGGGGGCTCTCTGGTTCTTCTCTACGCAGGCTCGGACAACAACGACCGTACCATATCCACCAACAGTAACCAGCCCCACTCTCAGGACCGAAACAGGGTAGGCCGTGGACGACCGACGGGGAGACGATGCGAGTCGAGTTTGGACGGCGGGCGCTGGCGGGTGCGGTCGTCGCCTGCGTCGTGGTCGCGAGTCTGCTCACGTCGCCGGAGACAGCACTCGAACACCTCGCCACGATAGCGAACGACCCGGTCGCCTTCGCCGCCGTCCTCGTCGGCCTCTACATCGTGCGACCGTTCCTCGCGTGGCCGGCGACGTTGCTCGCGGTCGTGGTGGGCTACGGCTACGGCGTCGCCCTGGGGGTGCCGGTCGCGCTCGCGTTCGTGGTCGGCACGTCGCTCATCCCGTTCTACGCGACGCGGTGGTTCGACGGCGGAACGCTGGAGCCGACCGACACACCGGACGAGCCCGACGGTGGGTTACGGGGACACGTGGAGCGCTACTTCGGCGCGACGGGGCACGTGCGCGGGGTGACTGCCGCGCGGCTCGTGCCCATCCCGGCGGACATCGTCTCCTGTACGGCGGCGGTCAGCGGCGTCCCGACGTCGGCGTTCGTCGCGGGGACGCTGCTCGGCGAGCTGCCGTGGACCCTCGCGGCGGTCGTCGTCGGCAGTTCGGCGAAGGAGCTGTCGACGGGCGGGCTGGGCTCGGTGGGGCTGCCGCTCGGGGTCGTGACGGTCGCCGCCGCCATGGTGCTGCTGGCTGGGCCGGCGTATCGAAGTTACGCGCAGTCCACCGAATAGGGACTCAGTCTTCGGAGTAGAGGCTCTCGAACCGCTCCTCGGCGGCGGCGGTCTCCTCGGCGAGCTCGTCACCGACCTCCCTGAGCCGGCTCTCGAGCTGCTCGTACGCGCCCGTCTCGGCCAGGTCCTCGGCGTCGAGTTCGTCATCCAGCGTCGCGAGCTTGTTCGAGACCGCCTCGTGCTCCCGGCGGCTGTCGTCGAAGCGGTTCCTGACCCGGAGGGATTCGACGAGCCGGACGAGCTGCGAGCGGGAGACGGGCTTGGTGAGGTAGTCGTGGACGTCCATCTCGAGCAGGTCGAGTCCGGGGTCGACGGCGGTGACCATCACGACCCAGCCCTCGTAGCCGTCGGCACGCAGGCGTTCGAGCACCTCGTCGCCGGTCAGGTCGGGCATCCGCCGGTCGAGCAGCACGATGTCGACCGACTCGGTGACTGCGTCGAGGGCTGCCTCGCCCCCGTAGACGGCGGCGGCGCGGTACGCGTCGGACAACCACGTCGCGTAGAGGTCTGCGAGTCGTTCCTCGTCGTCGACTACGAGTATCGTCGGTCGTGGCATGGGTCGTCAGGGCTACTGCTATGATGACAACCAGCCAACAAAGGTAGTGCTTTCGGCCAGCACCTGCGCGGCCCGTGGCCCGGACGGGTCCCGGGGCTCAGAACGTGAACGGGTCCGAACA
Proteins encoded:
- the phoU gene encoding phosphate signaling complex protein PhoU; its protein translation is MARENYQEKLDSLEEDVLYMSEVVVDRLRTALTALENKDDDAAWEVIDGDSEVNSLYLNIEQQCVDLLALQQPVAGDLRFIAASFKIITDLERIGDLATNLGEYTLDARHDVYPEVDVQAIGDQTVSMVEKAMAAYAAQDTDACFEINESDDELDAMCEHASQTVVRDLIESELDDGTEVETVLEDVSRLLLTVRDLERIGDHAVNIAARTLYMVENDDELIY
- the pstB gene encoding phosphate ABC transporter ATP-binding protein PstB, giving the protein MSNDNVESATEDPTDDDMVLETDVTSGLDESSPDSGVTHERTLVEARDINVWYNDDQALRDISMQVPEKKVTAMIGPSGCGKSTFLRCINRMNDMIDAARVEGELYLGSKNVYDDDVDPVALRRRVGMVFQKPNPFPKSIYDNVAYGLKIQDIGGDHDEIVEESLKRAALWDEVKDQLDESGLDLSGGQQQRLCIARAIAPDPEVILMDEPASALDPVATSKIEDLIDELAEDYTVIIVTHNMQQAARISDKTAVFLTGGELVEFDDTKKIFENPENERVEDYITGKFG
- the pstA gene encoding phosphate ABC transporter permease PstA; the encoded protein is MATDERPSFAEGFGQVSRTVGTVFRYLLLASTLFGLVVLSILLVYVTNDAIQPLTADAGWHLTFLLTLVLPTLAAGGYLAWSNLDALKFGATTLGLFVVGLLFSGGVAIIFVEVLEPLVWFAYVIALAAAVVVTVALQQRSRQLPFLPRFALAMLAFYLSLFGFPGIVGSYVGLPQLLPSVATLVLFAPIVPLDWIQLTLTVGVFAATPVALYASNISDRRTGLLAGAAALATVAASAVVGPAVVGVGPIPSVVLASVAVVPTAAYVGGTAVTREQARIGLVLPVVIVVGALAGEVLVDTLGYAGPQSWVDWQFLTSDHSGTAVDAGLYPAIAGSILLMLTVAGLSFPIGVGAALYLEEYAPDNRYTRFIDVNISNLAGVPSVVYGLLGLGLFVTRLGQPSGTILVGGATLALLILPIVIISAREAIRSVPDEMRQASYGMGATRWQTMKNVVLPRAFPGILTGTILALGRAIGETAPLIMIGAPNVLFSFPSELSSKVSAMPLQVYSWASYFATADFYEKAVPAGVVVLVTVLLAMNSVAIVLRNRYERET
- the pstC gene encoding phosphate ABC transporter permease subunit PstC translates to MSTDDLTEDLTRNTANAPPELLTRSFFFLCAVLSIFTTLAIIVLLVTEAAKFFTVTAPLVGIEGETASVVEFLTGTEWIINEGKFGVLALVTSTIMVTLGSAIIALPLGVATAIYLSEYADPQVRAVLKPALEILAGIPTVVYGFFALIYITPALRIPFPSIGTFNLLSASIVVGIMIIPMVASISEDAMSAVPDDLRQAGYGMGATKFEVSTGIVVPAALSGILSSFILALSRAIGETMAVTVAAGAQAKFHNPLNPAAYLDGGSPMTATMVNLLTGDITGGGLAYRSLFAIGLTLFVITFAMNVISEWVAQRYREEY
- a CDS encoding PstS family phosphate ABC transporter substrate-binding protein, producing the protein MAEISRRAFVAAGGSTLGALGLAGCVENDRVRASGDGGLSGSIDIAGSSTVFPLATAMSERFKITHAGVDFNLQSTGSGGGFANHFCPGRTDFNNASRPIKSEEQNACASNGVEPVELTVATDALTVIVNNDADWIDSVTVEELATIWSGEEQPQRWSDVNPDWPDEPIELYGPSDASGTYDYFIEAILHGGESELSHRQDYSATEQDRTIIQGVEGSEFAIGYMGYAYYSENTDRVTALGVDDGDGPVEPSLETAKSGEYSPLSRPLFTYPAKSALAKEHVSSFARFWLANATSREIVADEVGYVPLDAEQQAEQLATLEAAIMEANTE
- a CDS encoding phosphate signaling complex PhoU family protein, whose product is METRKVQVTGGSTFTVSLPKSWATENGVSAGTTVEFYPEDDSLLLTPQSEVQRTKGHLDVSDLDGDRLTRAVMTMYVSGFDIISLEASRITTDQRRAIREATQSLVGVEVLEETTDKVVIQDLLDSSELSIHNAVTRMRLIAESMLHDAVVALVEDDDDMARDVRERDDDVDRLWFVVSRIFRATLRSPRAAEELGLPRETCFDYHSSARQLERIGDHAAKIASHALNMNEIDGELGEALLELHDDSAEVLEHAMDALFADESDEATRLANTARESILDIDEHTRAIDELLRERDPHTAQSIGLVVDSLSRSADYAGNIAETALQKAAPRP
- a CDS encoding TVP38/TMEM64 family protein — its product is MRVEFGRRALAGAVVACVVVASLLTSPETALEHLATIANDPVAFAAVLVGLYIVRPFLAWPATLLAVVVGYGYGVALGVPVALAFVVGTSLIPFYATRWFDGGTLEPTDTPDEPDGGLRGHVERYFGATGHVRGVTAARLVPIPADIVSCTAAVSGVPTSAFVAGTLLGELPWTLAAVVVGSSAKELSTGGLGSVGLPLGVVTVAAAMVLLAGPAYRSYAQSTE
- a CDS encoding response regulator transcription factor — its product is MPRPTILVVDDEERLADLYATWLSDAYRAAAVYGGEAALDAVTESVDIVLLDRRMPDLTGDEVLERLRADGYEGWVVMVTAVDPGLDLLEMDVHDYLTKPVSRSQLVRLVESLRVRNRFDDSRREHEAVSNKLATLDDELDAEDLAETGAYEQLESRLREVGDELAEETAAAEERFESLYSED